A genomic segment from Parafrankia irregularis encodes:
- a CDS encoding DUF952 domain-containing protein, with the protein MICHLVSRSEWAAGADGYRPASLGDEGFVHFSAPELVLETANLYYRGRTDMLLVVVDPQGLTAPLRWEPAAGPADRGGALFPHLYGPIDAAAVRVVVPLPCAPDGSFTAMPTF; encoded by the coding sequence ATGATCTGCCATTTGGTGAGCCGGTCCGAGTGGGCGGCTGGAGCGGACGGTTACCGGCCGGCGAGCCTGGGGGACGAGGGCTTCGTCCATTTTTCCGCGCCGGAGCTGGTGCTGGAGACGGCGAACCTCTACTACCGGGGTCGCACCGACATGCTGCTCGTCGTCGTGGACCCGCAGGGCCTGACCGCCCCGCTGCGCTGGGAGCCGGCCGCCGGGCCCGCGGACCGCGGCGGTGCGCTCTTCCCGCACCTGTACGGGCCCATCGACGCGGCAGCGGTCCGGGTCGTCGTTCCGCTCCCGTGCGCGCCGGACGGCTCCTTCACGGCGATGCCGACCTTCTGA
- a CDS encoding heparan-alpha-glucosaminide N-acetyltransferase domain-containing protein translates to MDESRPPASSRIIGVDLARGVALIGMVATHVYPAFTDTATDHPAISPAFTIAAGRAAAAFAVLAGVALVLSTRRRSAAQAQLSVFLRALGIGVIGLALAYADSGIAVILVYYALLFALALPLLRADVPVLVTVAILAMVAVPVISHTVRDDLPVSDLPSPTFADLSRPGPLLAKLTLTGVYPALAWLGYLCAGMAVAQADLRSRVVAVRLFAGGLLLAVVASGTSWLLLGPLGGGEHLEDPATVPGVGNLPQGWFIDSGLYGTTPTDSAWWLAVDTPHSTTPLDLAHTTGTALALLGLALLVAHIPLTRPVTAVGAMTLTFYTLHVVVMSTHALPTDPTWSYVLQILVALTAATAWQLTGRRGPAEAAVSVLPRAARLLRSPRGSSVSLGQRT, encoded by the coding sequence ATGGACGAATCGAGACCTCCCGCGTCCAGTCGCATCATCGGGGTGGACCTGGCCCGCGGCGTGGCGCTGATCGGCATGGTGGCAACCCATGTGTACCCCGCGTTCACCGACACCGCCACGGACCATCCGGCGATCTCACCCGCGTTCACCATCGCGGCGGGGCGGGCCGCCGCGGCGTTCGCGGTGCTCGCCGGGGTGGCGCTGGTCCTGTCCACCCGTCGGCGCAGCGCCGCGCAGGCCCAGCTCTCGGTGTTCCTCCGCGCGCTGGGCATCGGCGTCATCGGCCTGGCCCTCGCCTACGCGGACTCGGGCATCGCGGTCATCCTGGTCTACTACGCGCTTCTGTTCGCCCTGGCCCTGCCGCTGCTGCGCGCGGACGTCCCCGTGCTGGTGACGGTGGCCATCCTGGCGATGGTCGCGGTACCGGTGATCAGCCACACCGTGCGGGACGACCTGCCGGTGTCCGATCTGCCCTCGCCGACGTTCGCCGATCTGAGCCGGCCCGGCCCACTGCTGGCGAAGCTGACGCTCACCGGGGTCTACCCGGCACTGGCCTGGTTGGGCTACCTGTGTGCGGGGATGGCGGTGGCCCAAGCCGATCTGCGATCTCGCGTGGTCGCCGTGCGCCTGTTCGCCGGCGGACTCCTGCTGGCCGTCGTGGCCAGCGGGACGTCCTGGCTGCTGCTGGGGCCGCTCGGCGGCGGCGAGCACCTCGAGGACCCGGCGACCGTCCCCGGTGTGGGCAACCTGCCCCAGGGCTGGTTCATCGACTCCGGCCTGTACGGCACCACGCCGACCGACTCCGCCTGGTGGCTGGCCGTCGACACCCCCCACTCGACGACGCCGCTGGACCTGGCCCACACCACCGGAACGGCGCTGGCGCTGCTCGGACTGGCCCTGCTGGTGGCGCACATCCCGCTGACCCGCCCGGTCACGGCCGTCGGCGCGATGACGCTCACCTTCTACACACTGCACGTCGTCGTGATGTCCACGCACGCCCTGCCCACGGACCCGACCTGGTCGTACGTGCTCCAGATCCTGGTCGCGCTCACCGCCGCCACCGCCTGGCAGCTGACCGGGCGACGCGGGCCGGCCGAGGCCGCCGTCTCGGTGCTGCCCCGGGCCGCCCGCCTGCTGAGGAGCCCAAGAGGTTCCAGTGTCAGCCTGGGTCAGCGAACCTGA
- a CDS encoding (deoxy)nucleoside triphosphate pyrophosphohydrolase encodes MGQDLKGLVVAVALVDEAGRVLAARRVSPPALAGLWEFPGGKVEPGEDELTALRRECREELAVEIEVGRLFGEIALPAPGWRMRLWLGRVLQGTPVATAHDALRWLGAQELDDVPWLPADGPLVDALRGELTGASAQAVGNQAGPV; translated from the coding sequence GTGGGACAGGATCTGAAGGGGCTGGTCGTCGCCGTCGCGCTGGTCGACGAGGCCGGCCGGGTCCTCGCCGCGCGCAGGGTGTCGCCGCCGGCGCTCGCGGGCCTGTGGGAGTTCCCGGGCGGCAAGGTCGAGCCGGGGGAGGACGAGCTCACCGCACTGCGCCGCGAATGCCGCGAGGAGCTCGCGGTGGAGATCGAGGTCGGCCGCCTGTTCGGGGAGATCGCGCTGCCTGCTCCCGGCTGGCGGATGCGGCTGTGGCTGGGCCGGGTGCTTCAGGGAACGCCGGTCGCCACCGCGCACGACGCCCTGCGGTGGCTGGGCGCGCAGGAGCTCGACGACGTCCCCTGGCTGCCCGCGGACGGTCCGCTCGTCGACGCGCTGCGCGGCGAGCTCACCGGCGCCTCGGCGCAGGCCGTCGGGAATCAGGCCGGTCCGGTGTGA
- a CDS encoding 4a-hydroxytetrahydrobiopterin dehydratase: MPVRLDNSAVTTSLEALPGWIGDADRIRLEILVDGDEATAIVDEVMREADAMDHHPVVEHGPGSTIFTVWTHSAGGVTELDVELARRISSILRSAGVSF; this comes from the coding sequence ATGCCCGTCCGGCTGGACAACAGCGCTGTCACCACGTCCCTGGAAGCCCTGCCCGGCTGGATCGGCGACGCCGACCGGATCCGGCTGGAGATCCTCGTCGACGGCGACGAGGCGACCGCCATCGTCGACGAGGTGATGCGCGAGGCGGACGCGATGGACCATCACCCCGTCGTGGAGCACGGCCCCGGAAGCACCATCTTCACCGTCTGGACCCACTCGGCCGGCGGCGTGACCGAGCTGGATGTGGAGCTGGCCCGGCGGATCTCGTCGATCCTGCGTTCCGCCGGCGTCTCCTTCTGA